The Bacillaceae bacterium IKA-2 DNA window CTTAACAGAAGAAGGTGTGCTTGTTACGCTTGTTGATGAAGAAAATAGAATTTATGCCCTCAAGAATTCTACCAGATTCCATTCCAGCCTTCGTGCTATCAATTTATTTGCGGTTTTTCCGTCCATTGTAAATCAGAATAATACAACTAATCAACATAAGAAGTCGTTCAAAAAGGAAAAGTAGTTAACTGATGAAAACTTAATTGAAATTTAGTGTAATGTAGTGGATAATTGCATAAGAGTTTGATCAGACTCGATAAGCTTTAAATAATTTTTTTATGGATTAAAATTAAGTGTTTTACTAGAATGAATTTCATAATACCAAAAACTAGCCACATTAAGCTACATATAGTTGAAGTTTTTTTATTCAACTGTATGCAGTGTCCTTGTGGCGCAGAATCTGCATTATGAAATTCATTCACTAAAGAAATTTATTATGAGGAAGGTAGTTTATGTCTGAAGAAAATATCACTAGAATACATTTAAATGGTAAGGAAATTATCCTTATTGGAACAGCTCACGTCTCAAAGCAAAGTGCTGAGCAAGTAAAGGAAGTTATCGAAAGAGAAAAACCAGATGCTGTTTGCGTTGAGTTGGATGAGCAAAGATATAAATCAATAACCGATGGCAATAAATGGAAAGAAATGGATATTTTTAAAGTTATTAAAGAAAAGAAAGCTACATTGCTGTTAATGAATCTTTTAATATCATCTTTTCAGAAACGAATCGCTAAACAATTCGGGATAAAGCCGGGTCAGGAAATGATTCAAGGAATTGAATCGGCGAAAGAGGTCGGGGCAGACTTAGTATTAGCTGACAGAAATATCCAAATAACGTTTGCTCGTATTTGGCATGGTGTTGGGCTATGGGGAAAGGCGAAACTTCTTTTACAAATAATTTTTAGTATTTTTAATAATGAAAGTGTTTCAGAAGAAGAGCTAGAAAAATTAAAATCTAAAGATATGCTTAACGCGATGCTAGCTGATTTCACGGCATCTTTTCCAAGATTAAAAGTGCCTTTAATTGATGAACGGGATCAGTACTTGGCCCAGAAAATAAAAGAAGCACCAGGACAAAAGATTGTTGCGGTTTTAGGTGCTGCACATATTCCAGGTATTAAGGTAGAAATTAACAAAGAACAAGATTTAGCTGCATTAAATCAAATGCCGCCGAAATCAAACGTAACAAGTGTTATTGCATGGTTAATTCCACTACTAATCATTAGTATTATTGGCTATACGTTTTATGCGAATCCTAGTGCAGGCCTGCAGCAAACATTGAGCTGGATATTATGGAATGGCTCATTTTCAGCTCTTGGAACAGCGATTGCTTTAGGACACCCACTTGCAGTTGTTACGGCATTTGTGGTGGCGCCGTTAAGTTCGCTAAGTCCACTTATGGCAGCGGGCTGGTTTGCAGGGATCGTGCAGGCATATTTTCGTCGGCCAAGAGTAGAAGATTTTGAAAACCTCTCAGAGGCTGTATACACTGTTAAAGGTTTTTGGGGCAACAAAGTAACACGGATCCTACTTGTTGTGACGTTAGCAAATATCGGAAGTACATTAGGAACTGTCATTGGTGGAGCAGATGTTATTCGTTTATTTATCGAGAATTTATAGTTAGGCCTCGTAAAGAAAATAGACCATTGATCGATCAATTATTTTCTTTGGAAATACCTTAACTTTATTAATTTATGTAGCCGTTTGTCCCACTTAGGAGACAGGCGGCTTTTTTAAGACAAGAAATTATAACCGTTTCAACTTAGAAAGTTGTCTAGCTTCAAGCGCATCCTTGAGTTACTTCATAAATTGGTTTTGCGACGAGTAAGCGCAGGAGCAGCGCTTGCTTTTTTTTCAGTAGTAAGCAGGAATTTCTTCAGCTAAAAGCGAATATATAATGAATGGTTATTCATTCATATTATTGGAGGGGATATTTTGCTTTTTTTAAATCCGAGCAAGTTTGAAAGACGGTTAACAGACGAGAAAACAAATGAAATTTTCGAGAAGACAATTGCGTTTTTTGAAAAAAAAGGCCTTGAAAAAATTAAAGAAGATGATCGAGAGTCAAAATGGTACGCTGATTTTATTGAATTTTTGCAGGAAGAAGAAATCTTTGCCAACTTACTCATTCCGACAGGCTACGGTGATGAAAATTCTAGATTTGACCTATCACGTATTTGTGATTTTAGTGAACTAACAGCTTTTTACTCATTAGCCTATCAATATTGTTATCAAGTAAGTATTCTTGGACTTAGTCCAATTTGGATGGGAAATAATGAAGAGATTAAAAAGAAAACTGGTCAGCTCTTGAAGCAAGGAGGCATTTTTGCCTTTGGGATGTCCGAGAAACAGCACGGAGCGGACCTTTATTCTAACCGGATGAAGCTGCACTCAAAAGAAGATGGCACTTATCATGGAACTGGTTCAAAGTATTATATTGGGAATGCAAACGAAGCTGCACTCGTTTCTGTTTTTGGGCGCATCGCTGAAACGGATGAATTTGTTTTCTTTGTTGTTGATCCAAAGCATGATAATTATCATTTAGAAAAGAAAATTCATACATCGGGTGTCAGGCCGGCATATGTTGGTGAGTTTTCGATTGAGAATTATCCGATTAAGGATGCCGATATTTTATCTGAGGGACGTGCAGCGTGGGATTCATCATTGTCGACGGTAAATATCGGGAAATTTCAATTAGGTTTCGCTTCAGCAGGAATTTGTCAGCATGCTTTTTACGAAGCGCTAGATCATGCTAGTGAGCGTATTTTGTATGGTAATAAAGTAACTGATTTCAGTCATGTGAAGGATTTATTTACGGAGTCTTACGCGCGAATTATAGCGATGAAGCTCTATGCACGGCGGGCTGTTGATTATTTCCGTTCTTCATCTGAAGAGGATCGCCGTTATTTATTATTTAATCCAATTCAAAAAATGAAAGTAACGAAACAAGGAATGGAAGTTATTGATATGCTTCTTGATGTTGTTGCCGCTAAAGGCTTTGAGCAAGATACGTATATGGAATTGGCGATTCGTGATATTGGCATGATTCCGCGGCTTGAAGGCACGTCCCACGTTAATATGGCCTTAGTTATTAAATTTATGAAAAATTATTTTTTTGATAACAAAGTATATCCAGATATCCCAACACGTCGAGATGCTAAGGACGATTCAAACCTTTTCAGACAAACAACTGGTAAGTTAGCAATGGTTAAATTTCCCGATTACCGGTGTTGTTATAGCGGTGTAAAACATGCTAATGCATTGCTTTTCCAAGAACAAGTAGAGCTATACCGAGAAATGCTTATAAAAGCACCACCAACTGAGCTGCAGCAGAAAGATATAAACTTTATGCTTCACCTAGGAGAACTTTTTACGGTTGCTGTTTATGCCCAACTGGTTTTAGAAAACGCAAAATTGTATCAAGTAAACGACGACTTAGTCGATTCGATGTTTAAGTTTATGGTTCGTGACTTTGCTCAGTTTGCTTTGGCGCACTTGTCTAAATTTGAAAATACACCAGAACAGGTAGTGTATTTGGAAAAGATGTTAAAACGGCCGAAGCTTAACTCAATTTTAGAAGAAAGAATCTGGCAACACCAAATACTACCGCTGAAAAATAGCTATCGTGTCTGATGGGGCTGCGCAACAAATTTGCTAGTGAATTTAAAGAATAATCAATGAATCCGATTTACCCGGGTTCATTTTTTTGTTTGAAAAAAATGCCGAAATATGTCGAAAAATATGATAAAATAGAAAATATTTAAATATATATTAGGTGGTCACAAAATATGCTTACTTATAGACGAGCGACCGTGAAAGGTTTCAGGACGTCAGTCATCCTTTTCCTATTATTCATCTGGCTGATGGTAGTACCATTGATAATGTCTTCTTATTATCAATTGGTCGATTATTACGTACAAAATGCATTAACCACGTTAGATACAGGAAAACTAATATTAGCAGTATTAATACTAGTTTTAATATACACAGTCTCAGAAATGATGATTTTTTTAGCTGCAGTTACCCTAGGGCGGAAATTTTTTATTCTTTATGGGAAAGGAAAAGCTCTAGGTATTGTTCTAGTAACAATTATCTGTTCCTATTTGATTTTAACAATAAGATTCGACTATACGTTTGCATTAGCAACCCCTCTGGTGATTACTGTTATATATCTGGTTTCAGTCTATAAAATGAATCTATTTGAGGTCAAATTACGTTACCAGGCGATTATCTTGTTTCAATTAATACTTGCAATACATTGGTTAGAAGTGAACCCATTTCTTCAGCAATATGGCTTTGGGAAAAGTGAAACTGTCTACTCAATCATAGATGCAGCCTATAAGCTTCAAAGCGCTGATACTTTACAATTACTTAGTATCTTCATCACAACCTTATTTACGATTACGTTCTTTTTGTCGCTGATTTTAATTCATATTAATATTTTACGGAACAAAGAGTTAGCTTTAAGTAAAATACGTGAAGAAGAGCTCCAAAAAATGAAAATTAGCGCTATGGAATCAAGGTTTAATTATGAAATGCATAGTTTAGTTCACGACTTAAAAACACCGTTAACAACGATTAGCGGCTTAATATCATTACTTGAATTACAACTTCAAAAACATAAAATTGAGTTTAAGGCAAGCGAATATATAGATCGTATCGATGGTTCGATTAAACAATTAAATGAGATGATCTCTGAAATGTTATATGAAAGCGCCAGGTGGGAGATTTCACTTCAAGAGTTGGTTAATTATACGAGGGCTAATTTTATTGATCAGCTTAGCCAATCAGTAAATTTTACTAATCATAATCCAGATGCTTATGTATATGTAAATCGAATTGGTCTAGTCCGGGCGTTAATTAATCTAATTGAAAATGCAGTCGATGCAACTAAAAATCAGGATGATGGGGAAATTGATTTTGATATTCGCGTTACAAAGGCATATGCTAAAGGCAAGAAACAAGAAGGTGTACTAATAACGATCACGGATAACGGTGAAGGAATAAGTGAGATCGATAAGATCAAAATATGGGATGTTCGTTTTAGTACGAAAGGGTCAAGTGGGCTAGGGTTGCCATTTGTTAAAAAAGTTATCAATGATCATAACGGTTGGATTAAAATTGATAGTAATGATAGTAAGAAACATCAAACAACAAAATTTACTCTTTTCTTACCAAAGGGGAGTACCAAAAATGAACGCTAAGAAAATTTTAATTATTGATGACAATGAGGATATTCGTTACACATTACAAGAAATATGTACTTTTGCAGATTTTAGACCGATTGTTGCTAGTGATGGGAAAGAAGCAATTCAAAAATTTTTAGAACACAACCCTGACCTTATTTTGGTTGACTTCCATATGCCTGTCATGGACGGTTTAGTCACGGTACGAACGATTAGAGAAATGGATCAAAAAACACCAATCATCGTTTTAACAGTTGATGAACGTCAACAAATCGCTGATAAATTTTTAGATGCTGGAGCGAGTGATTTTGCTTTAAAGCCAATTAAGGCCCCAGACATTATTTCTCGAATAAATGTTCATTTGAAATTACTAGAACTAGAAATCGATCGAAATAATGCTGATAACGAGACCGAAGAGACTGGACGAACGGAGAGGTTGAAGGCCGGAGAGTCTATTGAAACACTATCAGAAATTTTAGATAAAGTTATTGCAAAAGGGATTTCTAAACAAACACTATTTGTCATTGCTGAATATGTATCAATTCAAAAAAAGCCTCAAACAATTGAACAAGTTAGTTTAAAAACTGGAATTTCTTATCCTACTGTACATCGTTATTTAAATCATTTAGTAGAAGAAAAAATGGTTAATACCCAAATAGATTATGGGGAAATCGGACGACCTAAAAATAATTATTCATGGAACAAGCCGTCGATAAATAACATGGACTAAAATAAGCAAAGCTACCCAAACCCCAAGTTTGGATGCTTTGCTTATTTTTTTTAAAAGAATGAAATTCATTTAAAAAGATAAGAATTAAAAAATTTTCGCTTCTGTTTAGGCAGAGGGGTTTTTAACTTTTTATTACAAATAGTGTGATAAATAAGATAAATAAGATAAAAACACCAGTAATTTGGCGGATGACGTTATTATTAGAATAATCTATTAATTTAGAAAATAGAAAAAGGGGGAATAAAAATTGAAAATAGTAAAATGGTTTGTGTTATTTATTTCGATAGCGCTAATATTAGGCGCTTGTTCAAGTAATTCAGACTCAAACTCAGACCCAGATTCATCAGGTGAGGTAACAGAGCATGGCGAATCGGTTCCAGAAGTAAGGATTTTTAGTTCATTACCTGAAGCAAACCAAGTAAACTATGAAGCTGCTAAAATGATTGAAACAGAATGGGAAGCACTAGGTGTTAGTGTCGATAACCGCCCAACTGAGTTCAATACTTTAGTTTCAATTATCTATGGCGATGATCATGACTATGACGCTTATACAATTGGGTGGGGAGGTCGTGTCGATAGAATTGACCCAGATATGTTCATTCATTCTATTTTCCACTCTTCCAATGCAGGTCCAGGGGGAAATAATACAACTGGATTTATGAATGATGAGTATGACGTATTAGCAGATGCCCAGCGAGAAGAAATGGATCCAGCGGCACGTCAATCGCTTGTTCATCAAGCGCAAGAAATATTAGCAGTAGAGGCACCGCTGCTTACATTATATTCACGATTACTTGTTCATGCTTATAATAATGAACGTTTTACGAATATGACGATTATGGCTGGAGAAGGTATGTATAATGAGTGGACTCCTGTCCGTGCAGAACCTTTAACAGATGATAAAATGTTGAGAATCGGAAGTCAATTTGATTTAGATACTGTAAATCCAGTCGGTGCAAACAGCACATATGAGTGGAGAAATATGCGCTTGATTTATGATAAGCTAGTACGCTTAAACCCAGAAATAGAAGTAGAACCAGCAGCGGCTGAAAGCTGGGATGTTGTTGATGACAATACAGTTGACGTTAAAATTCGTCCAGGAATGCTTTTCCATGACGGTGTACCAGTAACCGCGGAAGATGTGAAATTTACTTATGATTATTTTATTGATTGGGAAATTGCCTATTTCATGTCTTTCCTAGAAGTAATCGAATCGGTTGAATTAATGGACGAGGACACTGTTCGCTTTAATTTAAAACGACCATATGCACCTCTAATTAATGTAACATTTGCGCAAATTCCAATTATCCCTAAACATATTTGGGAAAATATTGTTGAAGAAGAAGGGTTAGCTCATCCGGATGAGTATTTAAACGAGGAAGCAATCGGAAGCGGCCCATTCAAGCTTGAACAATGGAGACGCGGTGAAGAATTACGTACTTCCACTAATCGTGATTTTTATGAAGATATTAAAATTGATGGTTTTATCTATCGTATCTATGCTCAACCAGAAGCGGTAATGACAGCTCTTGAAACTGGTGATATTGATATGAATGCGGAACAATTTATTCCGGCACATATTCAGCGTGCAGAAGAAGTTAGTCATTTAAATGTATTGGAAGCTGGAGATATCGGTTATCAATATTTGAGTTTTAACATGCGGAAACCTCCATTTGATGATTTTGCTTTCCGTCAAGCAATTGCTCATACAATTGATTATGATTTAATACTTGATGCTCATCTACAAGGATATGGGCTTGCTGGTGGGGCTGGATTAGTAATTAGTCCACAAAACGAATTTTGGTTTAATGCTAATGTAGACAGACCACAATTTGACCCTGAAAAAGCGCGTCAAATTCTTAGTGAAGCTGGATATACGTGGGATGATGAAGGTAAACTGCGTTTTCCATTACAATAATAGCTTTTATTTAGTTGAAAAAATATAGAAATGGGGGCCGGCCTAGGTCGGCCCTTTCTATTTATACTTGTTGACAGGTAAATGAATTTCATAATGTAGATTTTGCGCCACTTGGACACTACATCTAGTTGAACTAAAACATTTTCAACTAGATGTAGGATGATGTGGCTAATATATTGGTATTATGAAATTCACTCAGGTAAATGAAGTACTAACTATTTTATATAGAATGCACTTCAGAGAGAGGACGGTGAGTAGGTTGATTTCTTTCATTTTTAGAAGAACAATACAAATGCTCTTTACACTGGTTATTATTGCGACAATTATCTTCTTAATGTTTCGTTTAATGCCTGGTGATATGTCAGCTTCTATGGTTGATCCTTCAATTTCGGCAGAAGCGCGTCAACAAATTGTTGAACGCTATGGACTAGATCAAAGTTTATGGATTCAATATACGACCTTTATGAAAGGGATTGTTCAATTTGATTTTGGGAACTCATTTTATTATAAACAACCCGCGATAGATATTTTGTTGGATAAGTTACCTGCAACGCTAGTATTAATGTTTACGGCGATGATCTTCGCTTATGGGATTGGGATTTTTGGTGGTGCCTGGATGGCTTGGAATCGTGGTTCCAAACGTGAAACAACAGGAGTAGCGGTAGCGCTAATATTTCGCTCTGCTCCAACGTTTTGGGTAGGTATCATGGCCATTTACTTATTCTCGGTTGTATTAGGTTGGTTCCCAAGTTCGGGAATGCGCTCGGCTGGTTATATAGCAGATACAAATTTTCAAGTGTTTTTCTCATTAGATTTTTTAAAGCATTTAATTTTACCGACAATTGTGGCAGGGGTATTTTTCTTAGCAACGCCACTACTGATCATGCGTAATACGATGTTGGAAGTAATGGGAGAAGATTTTATTGAATTTGCTAGAGCGAAAGGATTACCAGAGCGAGTCATCTTATATCGACATGCCGCGCGTAATGCTTTATTACCTGTTGTTACGGCAGGAGCGTTATTTATCGGCTCGGCTATCGGTGGACAAGTCTTAATTGAATACGTATTTAGTTGGCCAGGATTAGGTCGCGAAATGGTCTTAGCTGCACAGCGTCATGACTATCCAGTAGCGCAAGCATCTTTTATAATTTTAGCAGCATTAATTATGTTTATGAATCTAGTTGCGGATCTATTTTATTCATACCTAGATCCAAGAATAACTTATAATTAAGGAGGGTACCTAAAATGAGTCAAATAGTAAACGAGCAGGAAAAAAAACCTACTCTAACTAAACGTCGACCAAAGATAAATAGCAAAGGGGCCCTCAGGTTATTTCTTGAAAATGTGCTTAGAGATAAGCTTGCTTTAACTGGTCTTATTATTTTGCTGACTTTTATTTTTATCGGTGTTTTTAGCGAACAAATTGCACCATATGATCCAGATGAAATGATTCGTGACGAACAAGGCGATCTGAAACGTTTGCAAAAACCATCTACGGAACATTTTTTTGGTACGACAAACGTTGGGCGTGATGTCTTTAGCCAAGTAGTAAAAGGTACACGAACAGCTCTTATCGTCGGGGGCCTAGCAGCATTTTTTGTAACATTTGTAGGAACAACGGTAGGAATAATCTCTGGTTATTTCGGTGGAAAGATCGATAATGTCCTGATGCGAATCGTTGATATATTTTATGCAATACCATTTATTCCTTTTGTAATCGTCCTTGTTGCACTGCTCGATCCAAGTTTGTGGAATGTTATTTTAGCAGTTTCGCTATTAACTTGGCGAACCGTTGCCAGGATTGTCCGTTCACAAGTATTATCTGTTGCAAAACGTCCGTTTATTAAAGCGGCTAAGGTTGCAGGCGCTAGTCATACTAGAATCATGTTAAAGTACATTTTACCAAATGTAGTTCCACTCGCACTTTTAGAAATGGCTTTCATGGTAAACTGGGCTATTACAGCTGAAGCAAGTGTCGCCTTCTTAGGATTTGGAGACCCTGATGCTACAAGCTGGGGACAAATTATTCATTATAACTTCCTTAGCGGGCATTCACGTGACGCTTGGTGGTGGGCGGTACCGCCTGGGTTAGCGATCGTATTGCTTCTCGTCTCAATTTTCTTTGTAGCACGAGCATTAGAGGAAGTTGTCAATCCAAGATTAAGGAGGAGATAACAGATGAATGTATTAGAAGTGAAAAATTTAGATATAGATTATCTAACATCAGAAGGTCCGTTAAGGGCTGTAAGTGATATCTCCTTTACACTAGAAGAGGGAGAACGATTAGGTCTTGTTGGTGAAAGTGGTTGTGGAAAAACAACGTTAGCAAAATGCATCATGAAATTATTACCTAGTAACGGTGTGATCTCAAGAGGTGAAATGATCTTTAAAGGTGAAGATTTAGTTAAAAAGACACCTGAGCAAATGCGTAAATTACGTTGGAAAGAAATTTCGATGATAGCTCAAAGTGCGATGAATGCTCTTAATCCTGTTTATCGTGTCGGCGATCAAATCGTTGAAGCCATTCAAGCTCATGTTTCGATGAGTAATGAAGATGCGATGAATCGTTCGGGGGAGCTATTTGAACTTGTCGGCCTAGATCGTAAAAGATTAAGAGATTACCCGCATCAAATGAGTGGCGGCATGAAGCAACGAGCGATTATCGCTATGGCGCTGTCCTTAAACCCATCGCTAATCATTGCTGATGAACCGACAACAGCATTAGACGTTGTTGTTCAAGACCGTATTTTAAATCAAATTATTCAAATTCAGCAAGACATTAATAGTTCAATGATCTTTATTACTCATGATATTTCGGTTGTTTCAGAAACCTGCAATACAATCATTGTCATGTATGGGGGGAAAATGGTCGAAAAAGCGAGCACACGTAATTTTTTCAGAAATCCACATCACCCTTATACGTTAGGATTGCAAAATGCGTTCCCTAGTATTCTCGATATTGGTGAGGAATTGGTATCTATACCTGGTTCTCCACCAAATTTGCTTAATGCTCAAGCAGGATGTCGTTTCAGCGAGCGTTGCCCATTTGTTACTGATCAGTGCATAAATGAAGATCCGAAATTAATAGAAGTGAGTGAAGATCATTTTGTTGCTTGCCATTATCCTGAGCAAGTCGAACACTTTCGTGAAGCTTCGAAAAAAGCTGAAACTTGGGAAAATGTCGCTGAGCGCCTAATAGCACAAGGAATGGAGGGAAGGACATGAATGAAACAACTCCATTAATTGAAGTGAAAAATTTAAAAAAGCATTTCCCGGTAGGCGGTGGGCTACGTGATATTTTTAATAGCAATAAAAAATCGGTAAAAGCGATTGATGATATCTCATTTGAAATCGGCAAAGGGGAAATCCTTGGACTTGCCGGTGAAAGTGGTTCTGGTAAAACAACTGTAGGTGAGATATTGGTTCGTTTGCAAGATGTCACGGATGGCTCGATTAAGTTTGCCGGAAAAGATTTTCTTCATATTGCTCGAAAAGAAGAAAAGCAGTTTCGAAAAGATGTTCAAATGATTTTTCAAGATCCCTATGAAACATTAAATCCAAGGTTTACAGTCCTAGAAACAGTCGCTGAGCCGTTGAAGATTAATGGCATGAAGAATAAAGCTGAAATTGAAGAAAAAGTATACCAAGCATTGGAAACTGCAGAATTGAGACCAGCTGAGGAGTATATGCAGCGTTACCCTCATGAACTAAGTGGTGGTCAACGACAACGTGTATCGATTGCCCGGGGAATTGTTATTGACCCTAAGTTTCTTGTTGCTGATGAACCAGTATCGATGCTAGATGTATCAATTCGCGCTGGCGTTTTAAATTTATTGCGTCGTTTACGTAAAGATATGGGCTTAAGCATGCTTTATATATCGCATGACTTGTCGACAATTAAATATTTATGTGACCGAATTGCGGTTATGTATTTGGGGAAAATTGTTGAAATTGGTCCGGTCGATGAAGTTATTCATCATCCGCAGCACCCATATACAAAAGCATTATTGTCGGCAGTGCCGGTTCCAGATCCAGATTACGATCGTAAACGAATCGATATTGATGAGCAAGTGGCCGATCAAATTAATTTACCTCCAGGCTGTCGCTTTGAGCCAAGATGTCCATATGCGACCGAGGAATGTAAAACTTGCGATCACACATTAATCGAAAGAAGACCAGGACAAATGAGTGGTTGTATTTATAAAGAGGAAGAATTAGTGTTAAAAAGTGAACGTGTGAAAGGTGTCTGACACCACTCGTGGACAAAAGAGTAATTTGTCCACGAGTGGCGGACGTATACGAATTAAAAAAGGTAGACTCAAACAATAAATGTTTGAGTCTACCTCTTTTTTGGGGTTAATATACTTTGAAATGTACGAAGTTAATTTTCAAATTTATGAGTATCGCCTTGCTTTTGCTAAGGGAATACTCATTAGAATTTCAATGTTGCAGGTCCGTCTAAATCAGGATGGTTAATTAAGCGAATTGATTTTGGCGTACATTTAATGACAATATAGTTAGGGTCCTCAGGCCCAGTTAGGTATTTAAGGAAATTTTCATGCCAAAAGCGATTCCTTAATTCCTGATCATCGTGGATTGTTGCCTGAGCTGTCATATCAATGTACGGCTTCCCATATCCGCCGCTGCCTTCATAACCTAAGAGGATATGTACTTTATCGTTTTTATTGATGTCTTGAACTTTTTCTGTTAGTTTGCTTGAAATCGTATAAAGCGTAAATTCCTCATTACGAAAAATCATATAACGTACAAATGGTTGCTCACCTTTCATCGTCGCTAATGTTCCCACTCGATTTTCACTCAATATTCGTAAAATTTCATCGTTAATTATTTCTTGCTCCAATTTTAACACCCCTCAGTATCTAAAAATAAAGTAAATTTGTTCATTGGTATTCCATTTCTATTTTACACCAACGGCATCAAGAATGGGATTTGCTAAGTGAACTTCGAGGGATATTCATAAAATATAATGACAATAAACGGAACTTATTGTCGGACGTCTAAGAGTTAGGGAATTTATGCTGGAGTTTATGCGGTGTCAGTCATCCGAAAAGTGAATAGAATATAATAAGCTCAGATTATTGGACAGGTGGTTTTAAAGGTGGTGGATAATGATAAATTAGTTGTGGGAGCTTGGATTGATGCTATTGGAACGATCATTTCGGCCATTGCTGAAGTAAGGACATTGGCAGGATTGGATGGAAGTAATAATAAGCTTGTAGCGATTGGCGAAGGTCTGCAAGCGTTCGGAACAATGTTAATTGGGACGGTCTTAGAAGAAGATCCATTGAACTTTGTAGGGAATTGGATCGATGGTGCTGGTGCAGCAGCGAGTTCGTTGGGGGCTTATTTTCAGTACACGGATATAGACAATGGCGTTGATAGTATTCGACTTGCGGTTATTGGTGATTTATTTCAATCACTAGGGGCGGCGATAAGTGCTAAAGCTGATTATTTATCAAAAGATATTGATAACATATTCGCTATCGGCAATGGGCTTCAGTCACTAGGAGCAGGTCTAGAAGCGATTGGTGGCGTTTATGAGTTAAAGGAGCGAGCGGATGAAGGTCAACCACTCACAACGATAGGTGCTATTTTACAAGCAGCTGGCTCGAATTTAAATGCACTTGCTTTAACGAACGATGTTAGGGAAAAGTAGTAGAGGCAAGTTATCTCAATTTACCTCTCTCAAAATTTAATGACTAAAAAATTAATTCACACCTTGTTGAACAATCTCAACCTGAGAAGTAAGGGTCAAAGGTTTATCAATACGATCATCAATACTGATGTTTGTAACAACACGTTGTGTTCCACTGTTTAGTTCATTTTGATGAATGTCTTTAGCTATCTCCATAAGTTGGTCGATATTGCCTTCAATAACAGTGGCTGTTGGAGTAACTTGATAATTAAGTCCCTTACCTTTGATTAATTCGACAGCTTTAGATACATTACTACTAAAACTAGCTGTATTAGAACCGACAGGAATAACGCTTATTTCAAGTAATGACATTTGGCACACTCCCCTAATTTTTAGATGGTCATAAGAAAAGCTAGGTGCTGAAGCTAGATCAGAAAAGCGCAAGAGCCTTGATAGCTTATGGCCTATAAAT harbors:
- a CDS encoding pyridoxamine 5'-phosphate oxidase family protein, with translation MEQEIINDEILRILSENRVGTLATMKGEQPFVRYMIFRNEEFTLYTISSKLTEKVQDINKNDKVHILLGYEGSGGYGKPYIDMTAQATIHDDQELRNRFWHENFLKYLTGPEDPNYIVIKCTPKSIRLINHPDLDGPATLKF
- a CDS encoding MTH1187 family thiamine-binding protein, which codes for MSLLEISVIPVGSNTASFSSNVSKAVELIKGKGLNYQVTPTATVIEGNIDQLMEIAKDIHQNELNSGTQRVVTNISIDDRIDKPLTLTSQVEIVQQGVN